From Achromobacter spanius, a single genomic window includes:
- a CDS encoding MarR family winged helix-turn-helix transcriptional regulator, with amino-acid sequence MAKKVAAHADTAAREDNDADKDVHFPPRSAGQENWDQRLGFLMHDVSRLRRKVFDEVMKPEGITRSQWWVMAHLSRHDGMSQSDLADVLDLGRAALGGLVDRLEALGFVRRGADDHDRRTKLVLLTPEGRAMIERMRVKSDVMSEAILQGLDAEQRHQLADMLGLVKRNLLAFDTSRT; translated from the coding sequence ATGGCCAAAAAGGTTGCAGCACACGCGGACACGGCGGCGCGAGAAGATAACGACGCCGACAAGGACGTCCACTTCCCGCCGCGGTCCGCAGGACAGGAAAACTGGGATCAGCGCCTGGGCTTTTTGATGCACGACGTTTCGCGGCTGCGCCGCAAGGTCTTTGACGAGGTCATGAAACCCGAGGGCATCACGCGCTCGCAGTGGTGGGTCATGGCACACCTGTCGCGCCATGACGGCATGTCGCAAAGCGATCTGGCCGACGTGCTGGACTTGGGGCGCGCGGCGCTGGGCGGTCTGGTCGACCGGCTGGAGGCGCTTGGCTTCGTGCGGCGCGGCGCCGACGATCACGATCGCCGCACAAAGCTCGTGCTGCTGACGCCCGAAGGCCGCGCCATGATCGAACGCATGCGGGTCAAGAGCGACGTCATGAGCGAAGCGATCCTGCAAGGCCTTGATGCTGAACAGCGTCACCAGCTGGCAGATATGCTGGGCCTGGTCAAACGCAATCTGCTGGCCTTCGATACCTCGCGCACCTGA
- a CDS encoding MaoC family dehydratase has protein sequence MAGLYFEQFHVGQHFTHDVRRTVTETDNVLFTTMTLNPAAIHLDAEYAKTTEFGRPLVNSAFTLGLMVGISVGDTTLGTTVGNLGWDEVRFPAPVFAGDTLRVESEVLELRESRSRPENGIVVFGHRAFNQRDELVATCRRVALMLRQPAAQAA, from the coding sequence ATGGCTGGGTTGTATTTCGAGCAATTCCATGTCGGACAGCACTTCACGCACGATGTGCGGCGCACGGTCACCGAGACCGACAACGTGCTGTTCACCACCATGACCTTGAACCCGGCAGCGATCCACCTGGACGCCGAGTACGCCAAGACCACCGAGTTTGGCCGGCCGCTCGTCAACAGCGCCTTCACGCTGGGGCTTATGGTCGGCATCTCCGTCGGCGACACCACCTTGGGCACAACGGTCGGGAACCTGGGTTGGGATGAGGTGCGCTTTCCGGCGCCGGTGTTCGCTGGCGACACCTTGCGGGTGGAATCCGAGGTGCTGGAACTGCGCGAGAGCCGGTCGCGGCCGGAGAACGGCATCGTCGTCTTCGGGCACCGCGCCTTCAATCAGCGCGACGAACTGGTGGCGACCTGCCGGCGCGTGGCCCTGATGCTGCGCCAGCCGGCCGCGCAGGCCGCTTGA
- a CDS encoding NADP-dependent oxidoreductase — protein MPASPTLNRQVVLKSRPLGIPQAEHFEIRSAPVPELRDGEVLVRNQFLSVDPAMRGWVNAAANYSEPVGIGEVMRAFSAGRVVASRNPRYPEGSLVMGLLGWQDYAVTDGKAIRRQVLETDLPLSLSLGVLGLNGITAYFALNACGEPKAGETVVVSTAAGAVGSVVGQLARHQGCRAVGIAGGEDKTRLCVEAFGYDAALDYQAPGLEQALSEACPGGVDVYFDNTAGRISDAVHPLINRHARIVICGTASVSSWDPWPQGPRIERHLLNKAARMQGFLVWDYEHRYEEALAALAPLVREGKLRYREEILDGIEAAPGSIADLYQGKNMGKRLIRLEDA, from the coding sequence ATGCCCGCCAGCCCCACCCTCAACCGGCAAGTCGTCCTGAAGTCCCGCCCGCTGGGCATTCCGCAGGCCGAGCATTTCGAGATCCGCAGCGCACCGGTGCCTGAGCTCCGTGACGGCGAAGTGCTGGTGCGCAATCAATTCCTGTCGGTCGACCCTGCCATGCGCGGCTGGGTGAACGCGGCCGCCAATTACTCGGAGCCGGTCGGCATCGGCGAAGTCATGCGTGCGTTCTCCGCAGGCCGGGTCGTAGCCTCGCGCAATCCGCGCTATCCGGAAGGCAGCCTGGTCATGGGCCTGCTCGGGTGGCAGGACTACGCGGTCACGGACGGCAAGGCGATCCGCCGGCAGGTCCTGGAAACCGACCTGCCGCTTTCGCTGTCCCTGGGCGTGCTGGGGCTGAACGGCATCACCGCCTACTTCGCGCTGAACGCCTGCGGCGAGCCCAAGGCCGGCGAGACCGTCGTGGTGTCCACCGCCGCCGGCGCCGTGGGTTCCGTCGTCGGCCAACTGGCCCGCCACCAGGGCTGCCGCGCCGTGGGTATCGCCGGCGGCGAAGACAAGACGCGACTATGCGTCGAGGCCTTCGGCTACGACGCCGCCCTGGATTATCAGGCGCCCGGCTTGGAGCAAGCGTTGTCCGAAGCCTGCCCCGGTGGCGTCGACGTGTACTTCGACAACACGGCCGGGCGCATCAGCGACGCGGTCCATCCGCTCATCAACCGGCACGCGCGCATCGTGATCTGCGGCACGGCGTCCGTCAGCAGCTGGGATCCCTGGCCGCAAGGCCCACGCATCGAACGGCACCTGCTCAACAAGGCCGCGCGCATGCAGGGCTTCCTGGTGTGGGACTACGAGCACCGCTACGAGGAAGCCCTCGCCGCGCTCGCCCCGCTGGTGCGCGAGGGCAAGCTGCGCTACCGCGAAGAGATCCTGGACGGCATCGAGGCCGCGCCGGGTTCGATAGCCGATCTGTACCAGGGCAAGAACATGGGTAAGCGCCTGATCCGGCTGGAGGATGCCTGA